From a region of the Nothobranchius furzeri strain GRZ-AD chromosome 12, NfurGRZ-RIMD1, whole genome shotgun sequence genome:
- the LOC107372737 gene encoding uncharacterized protein yields the protein MPRGSCSSSSRNRPPLRRNRGMGTGRALGCAPRLPPPRAPPLSLPSSSSSSSADEEGEEQREQGQGQRRRSRASASAPSRASPTASSEEKSEEPHAQPPEHQAQPPEPQRSPQQPEVDTRGTKQNLTFSPASEELTETEAPVPKKKSEKSKRTKEAISSPSARAFSDTEKSPKKKLSAMETAFQGLAPCLAGKSKASKLRNSPLGTSIESYLEDYFTFIFCPKGKSKMQENAVSKLSRAKVFVKYLLLGSDSPASWNWQFLYNIPLLKSYPAVLCKFGLSPTTISLYLGQAVSFVEYFRAMLPSHSRLHRGQTKILVLKLKKLSRDIGRTVLGHQLLTKQKKVSKLVSKEDLRLCQLLAREKIPSLLEDIEKAPARDPKTRYRFFGYLAAYLSVIYGHRTGVLTRMRVKEVRQAIGDDQTGYLINVLEHKTARKFGTAQIYLEPEEFLWFQTWLRLRDRAVARNGYLFSSLGRGEAKDMARYFSKAWKEMGL from the exons ATGCCAAG AGGCAGCTGCAGCAGCTCCAGCCGCAACAGGCCTCCTCTCCGCCGGAACCGCGGCATGGGCACGGGCAGGGCCTTAGGTTGCGCGCCTCGGCTTCCGCCCCCTCGCGCACCTCCCCTATCGCTCCCCTCGAGCTCCAGCTCCTCATCAGCGGACGAGGAGGGCGAAGAACAGCGGGAACAGGGGCAGGGACAGCGCCGTAGGTCACGCGCCTCGGCTTCCGCCCCCTCGCGCGCCTCCCCTACcgcctcctcagaggagaagagcGAGGAGCCCCATGCCCAGCCCCCGGAGCACCAGGCCCAGCCCCCGGAGCCCCAGAGGAGCCCGCAGCAGCCTGAGGTGGACACACGGGGGACTAAACAGAATCTAACGTTTTCCCCGGCTAGTGAG GAGCTGACAGAAACAGAGGCCCCTGTGCCGAAAAAGAAGTCAGAGAAGAGCAAGAGGACAAAGGAGGCAATTTCTTCTCCCTCTGCCCGTGCTTTCTCTGAcacc gaAAAGTCGCCCAAGAAGAAGCTCTCCGCTATGGAGACGGCCTTCCAAGGCTTGGCCCCCTGCTTGGCTGGGAAAAGTAAGGCCTCCAAGCTGAGGAACAGTCCCTTGGGCACCTCCATTG AATCCTACCTGGAGGATTACTTCACTTTTATCTTCTGCCCCAAGGGAAAGAGCAAAATGCAGGAGAACGCAGTTTCTAAGCTGAGCCGGGCAAAGGTTTTTGTGAAATATCTTTTGCTCGGCTCTGACTCGCCTGCGTCCTGGAACTGGCAGTTCCTGTACAACATCCCCCTGCTGAAGTC CTACCCCGCAGTCCTCTGCAAATTTGGCCTTTCGCCGACCACCATCAGCCTCTACTTGGGCCAGGCCGTCTCATTTGTGGAGTACTTCAGGGCCATGCTGCCCAGCCACTCGCGGCTCCACCGTGGGCAAACCAAAATCCTGGTCCTCAAGCTCAAGAAGCTGAGCAGGGACATCGGGCGGACCGTCCTGGGACACCAGCTGCTGACCAAGCAAAAAAAGGTCTCCAAGCTGGTGTCCAAGGAGGACCTCCGCCTTTGCCAGCTCCTTGCTCGGGAGAAAATCCCCTCTCTGCTCG AGGACATTGAGAAGGCGCCGGCGAGGGACCCCAAGACCCGCTACAGGTTCTTTGGCTACCTCGCAGCCTACCTGTCTGTCATTTATGGCCACCGGACGGGGGTCCTCACCCGCATGAGGGTCAAGGAGGTCCGGCAGGCCATAGGTGACGACCAGACAGGTTATCTAATCAAT GTCCTCGAGCACAAGACTGCCCGGAAATTCGGAACCGCCCAAATCTACTTAGAGCCCGAAGAATTTTTGTGGTTCCAGACCTGGCTCAGGCTGAGAGACAGAGCCGTTGCCAGGAATGGCTATTTATTTTCGTctcttggccgtggggaggcGAAAGACATGGCCCGTTATTTCAGCAAAGCCTGGAAAGAGATGGGACTCTAG